A stretch of the Arachis stenosperma cultivar V10309 chromosome 6, arast.V10309.gnm1.PFL2, whole genome shotgun sequence genome encodes the following:
- the LOC130932799 gene encoding uncharacterized protein LOC130932799 isoform X2 encodes MLVEAMETSIANGAASAVTNTASAAFTHHHNHHHHNLHHNNNNNNQLHHQQSGFYGDSSEEELSVLPRHTKVVVTGNNRTKSVLVGLQGVVKKAVGLGGWHWLVLTNGIEVKLQRNALSVIEAPTGNEEDDDLEFENVQWNGSDMASDDTQKSHKSRHRTHRSLGSSHKTMSRSFSGDSQSKGSISMPHGGTVDLSKLEMAALWRYWRHFNLVDAVPNPSKEQLVDVVQRHFMSQQMDELQVIMGFVQAAKRLKTVCK; translated from the exons ATGCTGGTAGAAGCAATGGAAACTTCAATAGCAAATGGTGCTGCTAGTGCTGTTACTAATACTGCTTCTGCTGCTTTCACTCATCACCATAATCACCACCACCATAATCTCcaccataataataataataataatcagcTTCATCATCAGCAGAGTGGCTTCTACGGTGATAGCAGCGAAGAGGAACTATCGGTGCTTCCTCGCCACACCAAAGTCGTTGTAACTGGCAACAACCGCACCAAATCCGTGCTCGTTGGTCTTCAAGGCGTTGTTAAGAAAGCCGTTGGTTTAGGAGGATGGCACTGGCTG gTTCTTACAAATGGAATTGAAGTGAAGCTGCAAAGGAATGCACTTAGCGTGATTGAAGCTCCCACAGGAAATGAGGAAGATGACGACCTTGAATTTGAAAATGTGCAGTGGAATGGATCAGATATGG CATCAGATGACACTCAAAAGTCCCACAAATCGAGGCATAGAACGCATAGATCGTTGGGATCGTCTCACAAGACTATGAGCAGGTCCTTCTCCGGTGATTCACAATCTAAGGGGTCCATTTCAATGCCGCATGGAGGGACG GTTGACCTGAGTAAATTGGAGATGGCTGCATTATGGAGATATTGGAGACACTTCAATCTG GTTGATGCAGTTCCAAACCCATCAAAAGAGCAGCTAGTGGATGTTGTTCAGAGGCATTTCATGTCACAG CAAATGGACGAATTGCAAGTGATTATGGGATTTGTCCAAGCTGCAAAGAGGCTTAAGACAGTGTGCAAATGA
- the LOC130932799 gene encoding uncharacterized protein LOC130932799 isoform X1 produces MLVEAMETSIANGAASAVTNTASAAFTHHHNHHHHNLHHNNNNNNQLHHQQSGFYGDSSEEELSVLPRHTKVVVTGNNRTKSVLVGLQGVVKKAVGLGGWHWLVLTNGIEVKLQRNALSVIEAPTGNEEDDDLEFENVQWNGSDMASDDTQKSHKSRHRTHRSLGSSHKTMSRSFSGDSQSKGSISMPHGGTKVDLSKLEMAALWRYWRHFNLVDAVPNPSKEQLVDVVQRHFMSQQMDELQVIMGFVQAAKRLKTVCK; encoded by the exons ATGCTGGTAGAAGCAATGGAAACTTCAATAGCAAATGGTGCTGCTAGTGCTGTTACTAATACTGCTTCTGCTGCTTTCACTCATCACCATAATCACCACCACCATAATCTCcaccataataataataataataatcagcTTCATCATCAGCAGAGTGGCTTCTACGGTGATAGCAGCGAAGAGGAACTATCGGTGCTTCCTCGCCACACCAAAGTCGTTGTAACTGGCAACAACCGCACCAAATCCGTGCTCGTTGGTCTTCAAGGCGTTGTTAAGAAAGCCGTTGGTTTAGGAGGATGGCACTGGCTG gTTCTTACAAATGGAATTGAAGTGAAGCTGCAAAGGAATGCACTTAGCGTGATTGAAGCTCCCACAGGAAATGAGGAAGATGACGACCTTGAATTTGAAAATGTGCAGTGGAATGGATCAGATATGG CATCAGATGACACTCAAAAGTCCCACAAATCGAGGCATAGAACGCATAGATCGTTGGGATCGTCTCACAAGACTATGAGCAGGTCCTTCTCCGGTGATTCACAATCTAAGGGGTCCATTTCAATGCCGCATGGAGGGACG AAGGTTGACCTGAGTAAATTGGAGATGGCTGCATTATGGAGATATTGGAGACACTTCAATCTG GTTGATGCAGTTCCAAACCCATCAAAAGAGCAGCTAGTGGATGTTGTTCAGAGGCATTTCATGTCACAG CAAATGGACGAATTGCAAGTGATTATGGGATTTGTCCAAGCTGCAAAGAGGCTTAAGACAGTGTGCAAATGA